Sequence from the Candidatus Thioglobus sp. NP1 genome:
ATTCCCCTTGGGGAAGAAAAGTTAGAGCAATTCGGGATAATGAAGTTGCAGCCTCAGCAATGGGTAAGAATATTAAACGTCAACATCTTCAAATTTTTATCCTGGGCTCTGCAATTGTTGGAGTAGCAGGTGCTTTATTGGTAACCTATGATGGAATATTTATTCCTACTGCTTATCAACCCCTTCGATTTACTTTTTTGATATGGGTAATGGTAATTCTGGGTGGTTCAGGGAATAATTTAGGCTCTGTTTTGGGTGCCTTTATAATCTGGTTTATGTGGATCCAGTCTGGCCCAATGGGCCTTTGGGTGGTTGAAATGCTTGGTAATACTTTGCAGGAAGGCAGCGCATCTTTAGAATTTATTGAGGATCGAGTCCATTACCTTAGGTTAGTATTTATGGGGACAATACTCCTTCTGATTATGAGATTTTCTCCAGGTGGGCTTCTTCCAGAGAAAAATAAAGAGCTATAATTTCTCTAAATCATGCTTAAAAGATATACTGTAGTTAGGTTTACTTCATTTTTTTTCTTACATTTTTGACACAAAGCACAGGAAACTGTTTATCATTAACCCGAATCCCATAGGAAATACGTCTTAATATTTTATTAAGCGTTGGGAATCTTTTTTTAAAATTAGGAGACAAAATGAAAAGTTATTTAAAAACAACAGCTGGCATTGTATTGTCAGCTACGATGGCAACTGCATCATACGGTGCTACTGTCAACGTTGGTGAACTTCAAGGATTTACTGGTCCACTAGAATCTATGATTGGTGCAATGTCTGGTGGTGCAAACTTAGCAGTAACAGAAGCAAACGCTTCTGGCAAATACCTACAAGGCACAATTAATGTAATTCAAGGTGATTCAGTATGTATTGATGCAGCGGTTGCAATTGCACAAGCTGAAAAAATGGTAAACGATGATAATGTTATGGCTATTATGGGCCCTAACTGTTCTGGTAATACTGGTGCTGTAATTACTAACGTATTAGTACCAAACGGTATTGTTTCAATTTCACCTTCTGCTACTTCACCGGCTTTAACTTCATTAGAAGATGGTGGTTGGTTCTTTAGAACTGCTCCTTCAGATGCTAGACAGGGTCCAGTACTTGCAAGTATTGCAATGGCTAGAGGACAGACTGATATGGCTGTAACTCACTCAAACAGTGACTATGGTAAAGGTTTGGCAGATGCTTTTGTGAATGCTTATGAAGCAATGGGTGGAACAGTTACAGTAATGGCAGGACATGATGACGATAAAGCTGACTATTCAGCTGACGTTGCTGCACTTTCTGCAGGTGGTTCAGCTACTTTAGCTATATTAGGCTATGCTGATACTGGTGGTAGAGGAATTATTGCTGCTTCAGAAGACACTGGTGCTTTCACTGACTATGTCTTTGGTGATGGTATGATTAGTGATGTAACTTCAGGTGCTGTAGGCGATGGTTCATGGGGTACTCTTCCTTCTCCAGATGCAGAACTTGGTGCAAACTGGTTAGCAGTTGCTGCGGCTGGTGGTGTTGATGGATCAGGTGTTTATTCAGCTGAATCATATGATGCTATGGCTTTGATTATTCTTGCTTCACAGGCCGCAGGTTCAACAGATAGAGCTGCTATTCAGGCACAAGTCTTGAATGTT
This genomic interval carries:
- a CDS encoding ABC transporter substrate-binding protein — its product is MKSYLKTTAGIVLSATMATASYGATVNVGELQGFTGPLESMIGAMSGGANLAVTEANASGKYLQGTINVIQGDSVCIDAAVAIAQAEKMVNDDNVMAIMGPNCSGNTGAVITNVLVPNGIVSISPSATSPALTSLEDGGWFFRTAPSDARQGPVLASIAMARGQTDMAVTHSNSDYGKGLADAFVNAYEAMGGTVTVMAGHDDDKADYSADVAALSAGGSATLAILGYADTGGRGIIAASEDTGAFTDYVFGDGMISDVTSGAVGDGSWGTLPSPDAELGANWLAVAAAGGVDGSGVYSAESYDAMALIILASQAAGSTDRAAIQAQVLNVANAPGVQCHAGKLAECLKYISGGVVVDYVGATGVEMDAGGTANGSYAEREVIGGAFTNVKIHK